ACAGATGGTTAGTCGAACGGACCCGTTTGCCGACAGCCACTGGCACAGTACCTGCGGACGAGAGTTCAAACTCGTTGTCAGAGTCCTGCCGTTCGATTACAATCTCCGTTTCGCCGTCATCATTCTCTTCCGTGGGAGCCAGGACCAGGGAAATCTGCTCCCCGTCCAGCGAAGCGTCGTCTTGCCGCACCTCTAGCGTTTCCTTCTTTATTTTCACCTTCTGCGCGACCATTTTCGTGGTTTCCACCTTCCGTTGTTTGGTACGTGGTCTAGCAAGGTTTGTGGTCGTGGTCGCTGCGGTCTCCTCGCGTTTGATTTTCTTACTCGTTTTATCCTGATCCTGCAGCTGTATCACCTCCAGCACCACAAACTGTCCATCGTCTTCCTCGACGGTGTAGACATCACTCGTGGCGTCCTGTACGGGTGTACTTTTGGGCTGTTGGTCCTTCCCTTCCTCGTGCGTCTCGATTTCATAgtcctcctcttcctctaTTTCcagctcgtcgtcctcgtcgtagTACGTTCCCTCCTCCAGCGTGATCTGTACCTTCTTCTGCCGACCCTCGCGCAAAGCCACCAGTTCGGCGTGCATCGCCGATTCTGGATCGTGCATCGACATGTGCCGCATGAGGTTGCCCTTGTGCCGGAAGCGCCGCGGGCAGCTCGGACAGGCGTGCGTTTTCACCAGCGGTTCCGGCTGTATGTAGTCCGGGTTGTGGTAGAGATTGATGTGTCGCTTCAGGAGCTGCTTCTGACGGAACGAATGCGAGCACGTGTCACACTTGAACGGTTTCTGGTCGGTGTGTAGCAGCAGATGCGACTCGAGATGGCGCATCGAAATCGACGCGTACGGGCAGAAATCACACTTGTAGCACTTTTCGCCATCGTGCGTCTTGGCGTGAATCTTGTACGAGTACCGATCGGGAAACATGCTGTCACAGCGTTTGCACTTGATCGGTTTGTCGGCGGTGTGCAGCTTCTGCACGTGAATGCGCAGATCGGTCTTGCGACCGCACGTTGTCGGACACAGGTCACACTGGTACACGGGTTTGTCGCCCACTGGGGGAATGGGAAAGAAAGCAATTAGTTTCAAAATCAGGCGTCTCGCCCCTCGCCGAAGTTCAACGTACCTTGATGGATCATTTTGTGTGCCTTCAGCGAGTTCGACTGTGTGAAGCGCGCAAAGCACACGTCACAGCTGtacggcttttcgccggtgtgtaTACGCAAGTGGCGCGTCAGTTTGAACTTATCCGGCGATGCGTACGTGCAGTGTGGACACTGGAACGGTTTCTCGCCCGTGTGTGTCCTAATGTGGCGCTTCAATTTGCTTAACTCGACACTAGAATAGTCGCACTCGTTGCACTTGTGTGGTCGCTCGAGGGTGTGGCGATAGCGGACATGGCGCACCAGCTCCCCGGACGTTGTGAAGCACGTCGCGCAGTGCTTGCATCGGTGGGGCTTGGTTCCGGTGTGCGTGTTGACGTGGTTCTGCAGCGAGGCGAGCGTTTTGAAGCCTCGCTCGCACACCGAACACTTGTGCGGCCGGTCCTCGGAGTGTGACTTGAGGTGACGCGAAAGCAGAAACAGCTTGTTGCTGGTATAGTTACAGTAGTTACACATGTACGTTGAACCGCTCGCCGGttggccgccttttttgcGTCTCTGCTTGTTTCCCTTAGCATCGTCGGATGGCAGCTCTTGCTCCTCGAATGTGTAGATCTCATTATCTTCGTCCTCTATGTTGGTGTCCTGCGTATCGGCCACGATCGTAGACTTGTGCTCACCGTCGTCCATGATTAGCACGTAGCTAACGTCCTGCTCGGCCTTGATCCCCTCAGCATTATCCTCATCGAACGGTTCGGCGCCCAGGTTCGTCAGGACCGGTTCCGCGTCTTCGCTGGCCTGATAGTAGTAATTGCCCTTCTGGTCCACGAAATAGCAGCcaccttcttcttcgtcttgcTCCGAAGGCATCATCAACTCGACATCGTCCGGCTTCTCCTGTTTCGTCACCTTCAACGGCGCACTTGGCGTTGGCTGCGTAGCCTCGGCCGTGCTCGAGCGACCCTTTCTGGTGGCTGGCGTTTCCGGCGTCCCACCATCCGAGGTTACCGAACGGAAGTACCTTTTAATACCCACACTCGCTTCCTGTTTCGTGCGTTTGGAATTCATTGTTACGCTAAGCTCCAATGCTGCGCCCTACGGTGAAAGATCGTTGGGatggaaaacacacacaggcggtCCCCTACTATTAAACCATGAATGTTTTGTTAAGGTAGAActacgaaaaagaaaaaactggCCCTTGTTACGAGAAGGCGGTGTTTTGCACGAAACCAAACCCTTTCATGTGAGGCAAAACAATCATTGACAGCTGTTCGGGCTGCCACTCACCAGCGCAGGAACTCACATCGGCTCGCCATTTTGGAAGCCTTTTCTTCAGAACGCCTcgcaaaacaattaaaaacttGAAATATCTACTTTGACGTAGCAGGAGTTCCACTAATTACATTTATTGCACTGATTACATTAAGTGCACTTTTTTTATTGGTTGCACTGATTACAAACGAATgtattcgtttgtttacatcttTCATTTCACAGGTAGATGGAGTACTTCTACTTTTTGTTCAATATGGCCGACTAGCGCAGCTAGCGGCATTAACATCAAACCATTGAAAAAACTCCCACTCGCTCTGGAAAACAAATTCAGAACACCAAACGGAAGAACGACAGAACCatcttttccctttttccgctTACCTTGCTTAGATAACACCCGTTCTTGCcactttttctctttcaatcgATAGCGCAGCTTCACTGTTCAGTTCTCTGTACTTCGGCGGAATTATGTGTGAGGGCGCCTGTGAGTCTGTGAGCACCCTCTGGTGACAAGTGGTTCGATTGCTGGCCGTTTCCGAAGGGTGAGTGACGGGAAAACCGTTTGCGTTCGAAGCTCGATGTCGGCAAAGACAACTCAGCAAATTCACGGAAATTAGGTTTTCTTGTAAATGTTTATTTccttcaaaaacacaaacatatttCGTAGTGGAAAAAGGATACACGGAACCAAATGCATTTAACCTAACGATCACCTAATAAATAATTACACAATAAAATCCCCCCGTGAGGGttgggaaaaggaaagggaTTACCAAAACACAGGCGGGACAAAAGTAACGGCAAAGGGAAAGGATGACTACAAAGCTCGGTTGGTTCGGTCGGCTCGGTTCCCCGGGCAACTGGGACTCCCCGCATCCTTTTAGGCGGTAGAGCGGAAACAAAAGAAGCTTCGCATAACGGGGAAAAACAGGAATGAAACGAACTGGCACCAGCACCGCATACCGACGGTTAAAGCGATCGAACGCCCTTCGAGAGTGGCCTAACGTAACGGCGGCGCCCTAGTGGTGCTCCATACTGTCACAATGTGCAGCGGCTGCATTGGCTTTGACTTCCACCTTCAGTATGTACGCAATGGCCACCGAGAGCAGCAGGAACATGAACAGGATGATCCACTGCAGCTTCTGGTTAAACCGCACCTGTCCCTCGAGCCGGTGCGTTGCCTCGCTCAGGTGCGAAATTGTTTGCTGTAGATGCATTTGGTTGTCACCCCGAACACCACCCGAGCCATACACCGACGACGTCGGACCACCATACTGCTCGGTGCCGTGGCCAGTTCCGGTGCTGGCAAACATGGCCTCCAGACCGCTTTCGTCGTAGTTAACCGGTAGCGCACATTTGAGTCGGTGCTGCTCCACGGAAGCACTCTTGGCAGAAGTGTTCTACAAGAGACACAAACGTTGATTAGATTTCTCTGAGGATCATCGGTCGCAATCGCTTCTCACTACCTTCCATAGCTCAGCCAGTTCCGGCGGGTTGTTGGACAGCTCGTTCGAAATCCCCATACACATCACCAGGAACTTCTCCCGGTTGATCGCGCTCACTTGGTGGCCATGTTGCAGTGCCACGTTTATTGTGACGCTGGCAGAGGGCAGCAACACTCCCGTGCTTGGCCGCACACGAAACTTCTCCGGTGCCGTTGTTTTAACCtaggacgaagaagaaaaccccCCACATTGGGTCCTAAATTCGTTCGCCTGCATCGCTCGCGTCGCTGTCATCGGTTTACCTTGTACGAAACAGCCCGGCTGTCTACGTTGGTAATTTCCACCGATCCGACTAGTTCGTTGCCCGATTTGGCAAATATGATGTTGTTCTGTGGCTTTATCCGCAGCATTTCGCCtacaatcgaaagaaaacccgTAGCATATCAGTtgtaaaatgataaaatgaagGAAGAACACTACTTTGTAGATAAAGACCCCAAGACCCCGACGGACGAATGCTGAACAGGCCGGCAGGTGGTCGCTGATTGTATCAGATAAAAAGCTCGCAGCTTGCGTTCGTTTGTTGAATCAGAGCATCCGATCGGACGATTGATGATGTGGTACATTATTCTGCTAACTTTTAACCGATTTTGCACTCACTGTCAGAGAGCCCCGCGAAAAGTGAACGCATTGTTAGCGCTGCagatgaattttaaatcaaagCAATCGATTTTTGCCCACACTCTCCCTATCCCTGTCTGACAGTAACCCGTTGTGGGTCATAAGCTATGCGTGCGTGATTACGCCCTCGCGGGAACGTGCTGAAAGGGAAGAACTTACCGTCGTTATGCTCTGGGAAACTGTTGGTGGCTGATTCGTTCATTGGCGATTCCGGTGGGCTGAGGTTCGCGAAATGCACCTAAAgaagggcgaaagaaaataaagtcGGCGATCAGTAAAGTGTGCCTCGTCTCGAAGTAGCTATTTGACGAAGAACGTGTTGCACATCAGCTGTCGTACTCGAAGCACTATTTTACCGGAGCGCTTCTTCTCCAAAAGCGGTGGGCAGAGCTCCCCACTTCTGACCCTCAATGCTGGCGAGCCGGTGGTAGATGCGTCAGGGTCGACTTTCGTTGGCTCACTAACTTCTCTAAGGCCTGGTTTGTCTTcctctgatgatgatgattttggCGAAGCCGAGCGTAGAATATATGACTATAACTGCGTTAAAAATAGCTCCTGCCACGATTTTGACCGGGTGATCGCAGTAGGTCCGCGGCGCCGGGAATGCCGAAAAGGGAGTGTGCGGGTATGTCTGTGCGGTGttatttcataaaacaaactcGCGCGGGTCACGAGGGAGCTGAATTGGATATCGACGCAAATAAGCCAAACAACAGTGTAGCAACAAACCACACACGCAACGGCGACGCGGTCGGGAGTTAAAATGCTGCGTTTTCGCACTGAGCACTAGCAGGAACAATACTGTTGGGAACGGGTTATTTGAGCAACAATCGAAACAGTCTCGcgcaaaacaaagttcaatTGAACCACTAGAGAGCAACTTTGGTCGGGAGCCGGCTTGCCTTCAACAGCAATTATCGATTACTCGGGGGCAAAGTACTACAAAGTACAGTACTCGTGTCGCAACCGCGCGATTTaacaaaacacgaacgaaGCGTACTTTTACGATTGTTTCCTGCACACAGCTTATTTGACAGATTTTGGCTTCGTTCAATTCGTAATGCACTCTTTTTGCCGATTCCCAAAATTATGTTGCTCAATTTCCCTGCGTTCCAACAAGCCAGCTGCTTGTCGTCGACGGATGACAGCTGAGTCCGTCAAGCGGTTCCGAACCGATTTCAAACCGGTTGCCAAGCCACTTTACAACAAACGGTCAAATGCTAGCAAATTTGCACTACAATGTAAAATGCTGCtgtgaaacaatattttaacttACAGCGGTTTTAATCACGTACTAAGGGGATAAATGCTGGAGGTGCACTCTTATATACGGTAGAATAACTTCAAACTAATGTTAACGCTCTTTTCAACCTGGCGTCATAAACGTTCGGGTTGATGGAAGAAAAGCTCACGTAAAGCTCTCCACTTTGGAGATGGGCAAAAAGTCAAATGTTTTCGGTTAGAAAAGCTACCCtcttttgtttctgtttctgtatttttacaaaacattgaTCTTGTAAATTCAAAATCAATGATGTGCgttatttaaagaaaaaccTTCATTCGTTTAGTTCCGAACGCAGCCTGCTTTGACCTTTAAGGGGCAAGACTAGATCTCTTATGAAACTCGCTTTAGTTTGGCTACGCCGTCTTTGGGGGTCTTGCGGCAACCTCATTAGTGCGTTCATGATGATCGAGTCAATGAACACATACTTTCGGTGAGATCGATTGTGCTGCATCAAGGGCCCCAAAAAAGATCTTGATGGGACATGGTTGTGAGGTTTTTTTCCCGTTCAACAGCCGTTTGCCGTCACAGCGACATTGGTTAGACTCTTAGGCAAACTTCCTTCACGGTTCGCAACGTAACGCACGGTGCAATAAAATGGATTCACCGAGCAACAATTGGACACTCGACCGTTTGCATCATCACGCGAAACCGGTTTCAGTTGTTGGTCACAAAATTTCTGTACAGGTCCACTCGGCAGTCGGTACGTTCTCCGTTTTCTATGCTGTCGGCCGAACCTCTGGGCACTGTGCCAATGCGTAGCCGGCATTATTAAGAGAAACACGTAC
The nucleotide sequence above comes from Anopheles bellator chromosome 1, idAnoBellAS_SP24_06.2, whole genome shotgun sequence. Encoded proteins:
- the LOC131211548 gene encoding transcriptional repressor CTCFL-like isoform X1, whose amino-acid sequence is MNSKRTKQEASVGIKRYFRSVTSDGGTPETPATRKGRSSTAEATQPTPSAPLKVTKQEKPDDVELMMPSEQDEEEGGCYFVDQKGNYYYQASEDAEPVLTNLGAEPFDEDNAEGIKAEQDVSYVLIMDDGEHKSTIVADTQDTNIEDEDNEIYTFEEQELPSDDAKGNKQRRKKGGQPASGSTYMCNYCNYTSNKLFLLSRHLKSHSEDRPHKCSVCERGFKTLASLQNHVNTHTGTKPHRCKHCATCFTTSGELVRHVRYRHTLERPHKCNECDYSSVELSKLKRHIRTHTGEKPFQCPHCTYASPDKFKLTRHLRIHTGEKPYSCDVCFARFTQSNSLKAHKMIHQVGDKPVYQCDLCPTTCGRKTDLRIHVQKLHTADKPIKCKRCDSMFPDRYSYKIHAKTHDGEKCYKCDFCPYASISMRHLESHLLLHTDQKPFKCDTCSHSFRQKQLLKRHINLYHNPDYIQPEPLVKTHACPSCPRRFRHKGNLMRHMSMHDPESAMHAELVALREGRQKKVQITLEEGTYYDEDDELEIEEEEDYEIETHEEGKDQQPKSTPVQDATSDVYTVEEDDGQFVVLEVIQLQDQDKTSKKIKREETAATTTTNLARPRTKQRKVETTKMVAQKVKIKKETLEVRQDDASLDGEQISLVLAPTEENDDGETEIVIERQDSDNEFELSSAGTVPVAVGKRVRSTNHLFVLDLENAEMLMSSRERFDIATITVSQRDIEKNMNNCFGFEDDDDDDDEDMEQKPTMTLLN
- the LOC131211548 gene encoding transcriptional repressor CTCFL-like isoform X2, whose amino-acid sequence is MNSKRTKQEASVGIKRYFRSVTSDGGTPETPATRKGRSSTAEATQPTPSAPLKVTKQEKPDDVELMMPSEQDEEEGGCYFVDQKGNYYYQASEDAEPVLTNLGAEPFDEDNAEGIKAEQDVSYVLIMDDGEHKSTIVADTQDTNIEDEDNEIYTFEEQELPSDDAKGNKQRRKKGGQPASGSTYMCNYCNYTSNKLFLLSRHLKSHSEDRPHKCSVCERGFKTLASLQNHVNTHTGTKPHRCKHCATCFTTSGELVRHVRYRHTLERPHKCNECDYSSVELSKLKRHIRTHTGEKPFQCPHCTYASPDKFKLTRHLRIHTGEKPYSCDVCFARFTQSNSLKAHKMIHQVGDKPVYQCDLCPTTCGRKTDLRIHVQKLHTADKPIKCKRCDSMFPDRYSYKIHAKTHDGEKCYKCDFCPYASISMRHLESHLLLHTDQKPFKCDTCSHSFRQKQLLKRHINLYHNPDYIQPEPLVKTHACPSCPRRFRHKGNLMRHMSMHDPESAMHAELVALREGRQKKVQITLEEGTYYDEDDELEIEEEEDYEIETHEEGKDQQPKSTPVQDATSDVYTVEEDDGQFVVLEVIQLQDQDKTSKKIKREETAATTTTNLARPRTKQRKVETTKMVAQKVKIKKETLEVRQDDASLDGEQISLVLAPTEENDDGETEIVIERQDSDNEFELSSADLENAEMLMSSRERFDIATITVSQRDIEKNMNNCFGFEDDDDDDDEDMEQKPTMTLLN